The Blastocatellia bacterium genome has a window encoding:
- a CDS encoding tetratricopeptide repeat protein, which translates to MTIRGFTRQLIGRLQLMVLVCALTLAASILWPAVIGHAQRNTSSPAQRARQAPAKTPSTTTTEREAAQAAEQQAITAFEQGQQAHARGELHTAIAFYDRALEIIPDFPEALFQRAMARLAQKQLDQAQADLERLLSLKPTILSSSEPSADAAVKSFFARAHSALADIYRERQDVVNAEQHYRHAVALDGTLQRATTHLIWLLIERNALEEASARLNVLLATGAASAPLYGLQGYLYEQSGQSDRALAAYDQAIALDSRDLLARQQRSRLRAQRRDFAGAAEDMAVVYEQDRSSSRALELGALYELAGKPAEAIALYETALSSTTASAEARQARLKLVILLATVQRQAEALAHAQQLMKESPQDAEILARLGSALLALDPALAAQAYLQAIKVDEQDVDYRAGLSAALLKMRRYDEALSVALEAIKRAPNHYYARTNAATALFQLQQFAAAAEHFEWIVAHNPNTAIAYYFLGICYDKLGQYELALPAYEAFLRLADAGQHQAEADNVKFRLPAVRRAIEKQRGKKR; encoded by the coding sequence ATGACAATCAGGGGTTTCACAAGGCAATTGATAGGCCGGCTGCAACTCATGGTGTTGGTGTGCGCTCTGACGCTCGCCGCCTCGATCCTGTGGCCAGCCGTGATTGGACACGCTCAACGCAATACAAGCTCGCCTGCGCAACGCGCAAGACAGGCGCCGGCCAAGACGCCCTCCACAACGACAACTGAACGGGAGGCTGCGCAAGCGGCTGAGCAACAAGCCATCACGGCCTTTGAACAAGGTCAGCAGGCGCACGCGCGCGGCGAGTTGCACACTGCAATTGCCTTTTATGACAGGGCGCTGGAGATCATCCCTGACTTCCCCGAAGCTCTCTTTCAACGCGCCATGGCGCGATTGGCACAAAAACAACTGGATCAGGCGCAAGCTGATTTGGAACGATTGCTCTCACTGAAACCAACCATCCTATCATCGTCTGAACCGTCGGCAGACGCGGCAGTGAAGTCGTTTTTCGCTCGCGCGCACAGCGCGTTGGCAGACATCTACCGTGAGCGGCAGGATGTCGTCAATGCCGAGCAACATTATCGTCATGCCGTCGCGCTTGACGGCACACTGCAACGAGCGACCACTCACTTGATCTGGCTGCTGATCGAGCGAAACGCGCTAGAAGAAGCGAGCGCCCGTCTCAATGTCCTGCTCGCCACAGGCGCTGCTTCGGCTCCTCTTTATGGCCTGCAAGGCTATCTGTACGAACAGTCAGGTCAGAGCGACAGAGCGCTGGCCGCGTATGACCAAGCGATTGCTTTGGACTCACGCGACCTGCTGGCTCGCCAGCAACGGAGCCGGCTTCGCGCCCAACGCCGGGATTTTGCCGGCGCTGCCGAAGATATGGCGGTCGTCTATGAACAGGATCGCTCATCCAGCCGCGCGCTTGAGCTGGGCGCTCTTTACGAATTAGCGGGAAAACCGGCCGAAGCCATCGCCCTCTATGAGACCGCACTGAGTAGCACAACTGCATCAGCAGAAGCCCGACAGGCACGATTGAAATTGGTAATTCTATTGGCGACCGTCCAGCGTCAAGCGGAAGCCTTGGCTCATGCACAACAACTGATGAAGGAATCACCGCAGGATGCTGAGATACTGGCTCGGCTTGGCAGCGCCTTGCTCGCGCTCGACCCAGCTCTAGCGGCGCAGGCGTATCTCCAGGCGATCAAGGTGGACGAGCAGGATGTTGATTATCGGGCCGGGTTGAGCGCAGCTTTACTCAAAATGCGACGGTATGACGAAGCCCTCAGCGTTGCCCTTGAGGCCATCAAACGCGCGCCGAATCATTACTATGCCCGCACGAATGCGGCGACGGCGCTCTTTCAGTTACAACAATTTGCTGCTGCCGCTGAACATTTTGAGTGGATCGTCGCCCACAACCCGAATACGGCGATTGCCTACTATTTCCTTGGAATTTGCTATGACAAGCTTGGCCAATACGAGTTGGCTTTACCAGCTTATGAAGCATTTCTCCGATTGGCCGACGCTGGTCAGCATCAAGCGGAAGCTGACAATGTCAAATTTCGTCTGCCGGCTGTGCGTCGAGCGATCGAAAAGCAGCGAGGCAAAAAGCGATGA
- the rfaE1 gene encoding D-glycero-beta-D-manno-heptose-7-phosphate kinase — MLEQEIEQIIRRFSHQRLLVLGDLMLDQFIWGTAVRISPEAPVPVVRIERESVHLGGAGNVAHNVISLGGQAVCLGVIGEDEAGQRLVETLQHIGAQACGLIRDATRPTTVKTRIIAHHQQVVRADRETRQPLHPSLTEQLVTRYAERLPDVTGVIISDYDKGVVTPSLLAQILPLTEQAGKPVLVDPKLRNFRYYSPVTLLKPNLRETEAVTQMEITDDASLRAAGQRIMRLVRCQYLLVTRGEAGMTLFSRDDQLTHIPAMAREVYDVTGAGDTTIAALALALLSGATPAQAALIANHAASVVIGKIGTATVSQHELLTTIHQTG; from the coding sequence ATGCTTGAGCAAGAGATCGAACAGATTATCCGGCGATTTTCTCATCAGCGGTTACTCGTGCTGGGCGATTTGATGTTGGATCAGTTTATCTGGGGAACGGCCGTGCGCATTTCGCCGGAAGCGCCTGTGCCGGTGGTGCGGATTGAGCGTGAGTCCGTTCACCTGGGTGGCGCCGGCAACGTCGCTCATAATGTGATTTCGTTGGGCGGCCAAGCTGTATGCCTGGGCGTGATCGGCGAGGATGAGGCCGGCCAGCGATTGGTCGAGACGTTGCAACACATCGGCGCGCAAGCCTGCGGGCTGATCCGCGACGCAACCCGACCGACCACCGTCAAGACGCGAATCATCGCTCATCATCAACAAGTCGTGCGCGCCGACCGTGAAACCCGCCAGCCACTGCATCCTTCGTTGACCGAGCAACTGGTTACTCGCTATGCCGAGCGCCTGCCGGATGTCACCGGCGTCATCATATCTGACTACGACAAGGGCGTGGTCACACCATCGTTATTGGCGCAGATTCTGCCACTGACCGAGCAGGCCGGCAAACCCGTCTTGGTTGATCCCAAGCTGCGTAATTTCCGGTACTACTCGCCCGTCACCTTGCTCAAACCGAATTTGCGAGAGACAGAAGCTGTGACTCAAATGGAGATCACTGATGATGCGTCGTTGCGCGCGGCTGGTCAGCGCATCATGCGGCTGGTGCGGTGCCAATACCTGCTGGTGACGCGCGGCGAAGCGGGCATGACGCTGTTTTCCCGTGACGATCAACTGACCCATATCCCGGCGATGGCGCGAGAGGTCTATGATGTCACCGGCGCCGGCGACACGACGATCGCAGCATTGGCATTAGCGTTGCTCAGTGGCGCCACGCCGGCGCAAGCGGCGCTCATTGCCAACCACGCAGCCAGTGTGGTCATCGGGAAAATCGGCACGGCCACTGTCAGTCAGCATGAGTTACTGACAACTATTCACCAGACAGGCTGA
- a CDS encoding glycosyltransferase family 9 protein, whose product MIDWSQINRVLLVRLRSLGDTVLMTPSLALLKQFRPDLHVAVLLEKPSAPLLKRHPHVDEVIVLSRMPGLLGNVWRRWHLVQRLRRASFDAVFDLHGGPTATMLCYLSGARHRIGYAGYRHSWMLTHRAPDPEVIWQKSNVHSVEQQAGLLKWAGVPIQQIPPTSLYAREAVQHNVASRLRRLGIDGAFALIHPGGTAEDKRWPVERFARLIEALWSEHGLASVIIGTRRDKAQLDELTTRLGPRLVMMVDLHLKELVALCALARLFVGNDSGPAHVAMSQRCPTVVIFGASNYHVWRPWGDAPHQVVQVERDATGRLLAPSERIAHVSVDAVVAAVEHVLSQSTHRTVRVVEPSA is encoded by the coding sequence GTGATTGATTGGAGTCAGATCAACCGCGTGCTGTTGGTACGACTACGCTCGCTTGGTGATACTGTCTTGATGACGCCAAGTTTGGCGCTGTTGAAACAGTTTCGACCAGACCTGCATGTCGCCGTCTTGCTGGAGAAACCTTCGGCGCCGTTACTGAAGCGGCATCCACACGTGGATGAGGTGATTGTGCTGAGTCGGATGCCAGGCCTGTTGGGCAATGTGTGGCGACGCTGGCATCTGGTTCAACGCTTGCGCCGCGCGTCATTCGACGCGGTGTTTGATCTGCATGGTGGACCAACGGCCACAATGTTGTGTTATCTGAGCGGCGCACGACATCGCATTGGTTATGCTGGTTACAGACATTCGTGGATGCTCACGCATCGCGCGCCCGACCCTGAAGTGATCTGGCAGAAATCCAACGTGCATTCAGTCGAGCAACAGGCGGGATTACTCAAATGGGCTGGCGTGCCGATCCAGCAGATTCCTCCTACGTCGTTATACGCTCGTGAGGCTGTGCAGCATAATGTCGCAAGCCGATTGAGGCGATTAGGAATTGATGGGGCGTTTGCGTTGATCCATCCGGGCGGGACGGCCGAGGACAAACGCTGGCCGGTCGAGCGGTTCGCTCGCCTGATTGAGGCGCTCTGGTCCGAGCACGGGTTAGCTTCGGTCATCATTGGCACGCGCCGTGATAAGGCGCAGTTGGATGAGCTGACGACACGCCTTGGCCCACGGCTCGTAATGATGGTGGACTTGCATCTGAAAGAGCTGGTCGCCCTGTGTGCCCTGGCGCGCCTATTTGTCGGCAATGATAGCGGACCAGCCCATGTGGCCATGAGCCAGCGCTGCCCGACGGTTGTGATCTTCGGCGCGTCCAACTATCACGTCTGGCGGCCGTGGGGCGATGCGCCTCATCAGGTTGTTCAGGTCGAGCGCGATGCGACGGGTCGGCTGCTCGCGCCATCCGAGCGTATCGCTCATGTTTCGGTAGACGCCGTGGTGGCGGCGGTCGAGCACGTGTTGAGTCAATCAACCCACCGAACCGTCAGGGTTGTTGAGCCGTCCGCGTGA